The proteins below come from a single Anguilla rostrata isolate EN2019 chromosome 3, ASM1855537v3, whole genome shotgun sequence genomic window:
- the LOC135251007 gene encoding SLIT and NTRK-like protein 5 gives MKMSIWILKIIILVAISLSFVEMYDNYGEICLNLCICEEKDAILTVSCENRGIVRLSEISPVHFSTYHLLLTGNLLKKLSLDDFVNYTGVTILNLGNNDISEVEAGTFNGLQGLKRLHLNNNKIDALRDDTFVGLESLEYLQIDYNYITNIEPNAFGKLHHLEVLILNDNLLSALPTNIFRYVPLTHLDLRGNRLKMFPYIGLLEHMDKVVELQLEENPWNCSCELISLKAWLESILYTALVGEVVCETPFRLHGRDLDEVSKQELCPRRAISEYEMRPQPPLSTVGYFQTTPVAVTASATSSAVLRSSSRPTKGTRQSNRSKSRPTSRIPSNNPYNYGPIIAYQTKSPVPLDCPTACTCNLQISDLGLNVNCQERKIENISDLKPKPYNPKKMYLTGNYIPVVQRSDFVEATGLDLLHLGNNRISVIQDRAFGDLTNLRRLYLNGNLIERLTVDMFYGLQNLQYLYLEYNVIREIVTGTFHYVPNLQLLFLNNNLLKTLPGGIFTGVSLTRLNLRSNHFQNLPVSGVLDQLKSLVQIDLHENPWDCSCDVVGMKIWLEQLNIGTVVNDVRCGSPKRLSGEDMRSIKSDLLCPDYSDVIISTLSPSEEPFPGSSTTIETSLKYNTPTSTVPLSVLILSLLLVFIMSVFVAAGLFVLVMKRRKKSQNDRASGNNSDVSSFNLQYGLYSNRAIPKVKSPAGHVYEYIPHPLGHMCKNPIYRSREGNAVEDYRDLHELKVTYRSNVDEERDNSLRNQPYSVSTIQPCEAPAPVQNTDQFYRGVLEPGKQPPSGNNYEYKYNAPPSYTYTPSYDVRRQYLHPERIQETVLYGTVPSTVYVEPNRNEYLELKAKLQAEPDYLEVLEKQTTFSQF, from the coding sequence ATGAAAATGAGTATCTGGATattgaaaataatcattttggtTGCTATATCTCTAAGCTTTGTAGAGATGTATGACAATTATGGAGAGATTTGTTTAAATCTATGTATCTGTGAGGAGAAGGATGCAATACTAACTGTGAGCTGTGAGAACAGAGGCATTGTTAGACTGTCAGAAATTAGCCCTGTCCATTTTTCAACATATCATCTTTTACTGACAGGGAATCTCTTGAAAAAACTGTCTCTGGATGATTTTGTCAATTACACGGGGGTTACTATTTTGAATTTAGGCAACAATGACATATCAGAAGTTGAAGCAGGAACATTTAATGGGCTTCAAGGATTAAAAAGACTACAtctcaacaataacaaaatagaTGCCCTGAGGGATGATACTTTTGTTGGCCTTGAAAGCCTGGAATATCTACAGATTGATTACAATTATATAACTAACATAGAACCCAATGCCTTTGGCAAGCTGCATCATCTGGAGGTACTGATTTTGAATGACAACCTGTTGTCTGCTCTACCTACCAACATTTTCAGATATGTCCCCTTAACTCACCTCGACCTGAGGGGAAACCGTTTGAAAATGTTCCCTTACATTGGCCTTCTGGAACACATGGACAAAGTGGTGGAATTACAGCTTGAGGAGAATCCGTGGAATTGTTCTTGTGAGCTAATTTCCCTGAAGGCTTGGCTGGAGAGCATCTTGTACACAGCTTTAGTTGGGGAGGTGGTCTGTGAAACACCTTTCCGGCTGCACGGTAGAGATTTAGACGAGGTTTCCAAACAGGAACTGTGTCCCAGAAGAGCAATTTCTGAGTATGAAATGCGACCGCAGCCACCATTGAGCACGGTGGGTTATTTCCAAACCACTCCAGTCGCCGTGACAGCCTCTGCCACCTCATCCGCAGTTTTACGATCCTCGTCAAGGCCAACAAAGGGCACGCGGCAATCAAACAGATCCAAGTCCAGACCAACCTCCCGGATCCCTTCCAATAACCCATACAACTACGGTCCAATAATTGCATATCAGACTAAATCTCCTGTGCCTTTGGACTGTCCCACTGCCTGTACTTGCAATTTACAAATCTCTGACCTTGGACTGAATGTTAACTGCCAGGAGAGAAAGATTGAGAACATCTCTGATTTAAAGCCAAAACCATACAATCCTAAAAAGATGTACCTTACAGGGAATTACATACCTGTGGTACAAAGATCTGATTTTGTTGAGGCCACTGGATTGGATTTGCTTCACCTTGGCAACAATCGCATCTCTGTCATACAAGACAGAGCCTTTGGGGATTTAACTAACTTGCGGAGACTCTACTTGAATGGCAATTTAATTGAGCGCCTCACAGTAGATATGTTTTATGGGCTGCAGAATCTGCAATACTTGTATTTAGAATACAACGTGATCAGAGAAATTGTGACAGGCACTTTCCATTATGTGCCCAATCTTCAGCTTCTTTTTCTCAATAACAATCTACTAAAAACCTTACCCGGGGGCATATTCACGGGAGTGAGTCTGACCAGGCTTAATCTCCGCAGTAACCATTTCCAAAATCTTCCTGTGAGTGGGGTTTTGGATCAGCTGAAGTCACTGGTGCAGATAGATCTACATGAAAACCCATGGGATTGCTCCTGCGATGTCGTGGGGATGAAGATCTGGCTCGAGCAGCTCAACATTGGCACTGTGGTGAATGACGTCAGATGTGGGTCTCCCAAGAGGCTGTCTGGGGAGGATATGCGATCCATTAAATCAGATCTTCTCTGCCCGGATTATTCGGATGTAATAATTTCAACGCTTTCTCCATCGGAAGAACCTTTCCCTGGCAGTTCCACGACCATAGAAACCTCCCTGAAATACAACACACCCACCAGCACAGTTCCCCTATCAGTCCTTATTCTGAGCCTCCTCCTGGTGTTcataatgtctgtttttgtggcCGCAGGGCTTTTTGTGCTTGTGATGAAAAGACGCAAAAAGTCCCAAAACGACCGAGCTAGTGGCAATAACTCTGATGTGAGCTCGTTCAACTTGCAGTACGGTCTCTACAGTAACAGAGCCATCCCTAAAGTTAAATCTCCTGCTGGGCATGTGTATGAATACATCCCACATCCACTGGGTCACATGTGCAAAAACCCCATTTACAGATCTAGAGAAGGCAATGCAGTTGAGGATTACAGAGACCTGCATGAGTTGAAAGTGACGTACAGAAGTAATGTGGATGAAGAAAGAGACAATAGCCTAAGAAATCAGCCTTACAGTGTTAGTACCATACAGCCTTGTGAAGCTCCCGCCCCAGTGCAAAACACAGATCAGTTCTACAGAGGTGTCCTTGAACCAGGCAAGCAGCCTCCTTCTGGAAACAATTATGAGTACAAGTATAATGCTCCCCCCTCATATACTTATACACCCAGCTATGATGTCAGGCGCCAGTATTTGCACCCAGAGAGGATACAAGAGACTGTGCTGTATGGTACTGTGCCAAGCACTGTTTATGTTGAACCCAACAGAAATGAATACTTAGAACTGAAAGCTAAACTTCAAGCTGAGCCGGACTACCTCGAAGTTCTTGAGAAACAGACAACATTCAGCCAATTTTGA